The following proteins are encoded in a genomic region of Iodidimonas sp. SYSU 1G8:
- a CDS encoding GMC family oxidoreductase N-terminal domain-containing protein — MERSAGYEGSYDYIIVGAGSAGCVLANRLSADPSKKVLLLEAGGTADYHWVNVPIGYLFCMGNPRTDWLMKTESEPGLNGRALDYPRGKVLGGCSSINGMIYMRGQAADYDGWRQQGNSGWGWDDVLPYFMKSEDHHGGNNDLHGQGGEWRVERQRISWPILDAFREAAEELGIPRTDDFNKGTNEGSGYFEVNQRRGVRWHTAKAFLDPVRQRPNLRVLTGAETEALVTEGRTVKGVRFRHGGGIFEAQASGEVVLSAGAVNSPKIMELSGIGPGAILNHLGIPVLHDLKGVGENLQDHLQVRTVYRIANAVTLNQRAGSLFGKAMLGLEYLVNRSGPLSMAPSQLGIFARSDARLETPDLEYHVQPLSTDKLGQPLHPFPAVTASVCNLRPDSRGTIHVRSADPRQPPAIRPNYLSTESDRMVALRSIRLTRQLMATRAIAKFQPEEYLPGPGVTSDEDLLARIGDISTTIFHPVGTARMGRDEGAVVDERLRVHGLTGLRVVDASVMPTIVSGNTNSPVIMIAEKAADMMIEDARR; from the coding sequence ATGGAACGATCGGCGGGGTACGAGGGGAGTTACGATTACATCATCGTCGGCGCCGGATCGGCCGGCTGCGTGCTGGCCAACCGGCTGTCCGCCGACCCGTCGAAGAAGGTGCTGCTGCTGGAAGCGGGCGGGACCGCCGACTATCATTGGGTGAACGTGCCCATCGGCTATCTGTTCTGCATGGGCAACCCGCGCACAGACTGGCTGATGAAGACTGAATCCGAGCCTGGTCTCAACGGGCGCGCGCTGGATTATCCGCGCGGCAAGGTGCTGGGCGGCTGCTCGTCCATCAACGGCATGATCTACATGCGCGGCCAGGCGGCCGATTACGATGGCTGGCGTCAGCAGGGCAATAGCGGCTGGGGCTGGGACGACGTTCTGCCCTATTTCATGAAATCCGAGGATCATCACGGCGGCAACAACGACCTGCATGGCCAGGGCGGAGAATGGCGGGTCGAGCGGCAGCGAATTTCCTGGCCGATCCTGGACGCGTTTCGCGAGGCTGCGGAAGAACTGGGCATTCCGCGCACCGACGATTTCAACAAAGGCACCAACGAGGGCTCGGGCTATTTCGAGGTCAACCAGCGGCGCGGCGTCCGCTGGCACACGGCGAAGGCTTTTCTGGACCCGGTGCGACAGCGCCCGAACCTGCGGGTGCTGACCGGCGCGGAGACGGAAGCGCTGGTCACCGAGGGCCGGACGGTCAAGGGCGTGCGGTTCCGGCATGGCGGCGGCATTTTCGAGGCCCAGGCGAGTGGCGAGGTAGTGCTGTCGGCGGGCGCGGTGAACTCGCCCAAGATCATGGAACTGTCCGGCATCGGGCCCGGCGCGATCCTCAACCATCTCGGCATTCCGGTTCTGCACGATCTGAAGGGCGTCGGCGAGAATCTGCAGGATCATTTGCAGGTGCGCACCGTCTACCGCATCGCCAACGCCGTGACCCTGAACCAGCGCGCCGGCAGCCTGTTCGGCAAGGCGATGCTGGGGCTGGAATATCTCGTGAACCGGTCGGGCCCGCTGTCCATGGCGCCCAGCCAGCTCGGCATCTTCGCCCGCAGCGACGCGCGACTGGAGACGCCCGACCTGGAGTACCACGTCCAGCCGCTCAGCACCGACAAGCTGGGCCAGCCGCTGCACCCCTTCCCGGCCGTGACCGCCTCGGTCTGCAATCTGCGTCCGGACAGCCGCGGCACGATCCATGTGCGCAGCGCCGACCCGCGCCAGCCGCCGGCGATCCGCCCCAATTATCTGTCGACGGAAAGCGACCGGATGGTCGCCCTCAGGTCGATCCGCCTGACGCGGCAATTGATGGCCACGCGCGCCATCGCGAAATTTCAGCCGGAGGAATATCTGCCCGGTCCGGGTGTCACGTCCGACGAGGACCTGCTGGCCCGCATCGGCGATATCTCCACCACCATCTTCCACCCCGTCGGCACCGCCCGGATGGGCCGGGACGAGGGCGCCGTGGTCGATGAGAGGCTGCGGGTCCATGGCCTGACCGGCCTGCGCGTGGTCGATGCCTCGGTGATGCCCACCATCGTCTCGGGCAACACCAATTCGCCGGTCATCATGATCGCCGAAAAGGCCGCCGACATGATGATCGAGGACGCTCGGCGCTAG
- a CDS encoding response regulator — protein MSQTGKSSALRLLMLEDSAIDAELSCLHLARSSLDVTTTVARGKREFLDALAEGGFDIIVADYSLPDFDGLQALDVAREAAPGTPFIFLSGVIGEEFAAEAVKRGATDYVLKRNMARLPAAVERAVAEATERRERRAAEMALRQSMVGMRLAIDAARLGAWDYSPVDEKLHWDRRCKAIFGVPDDAAFTLETVYARCHPEDTDRILEGVRAALDPAGTGELSDEYRVVRDNGEEVWVAVRGQAFFEGGACIRLTGIMQDITDRKRSEHAMMARNQALEAKVLESTRERDRMWTLSQDLMTVFLQDGTMGLVNPAWHRVLGWTESELLGRHMLDMVHEDDAAGTGAAMQGLLEGAPCPGFDNRVRTRDGAYRWIRWTASPEGGMVYAVGRDITEELENAEKLRQTQKMEMIGQLTGGVAHDFNNLLTVIVGNLDMAAKAVVTLNTPPATERVRRLLENARRGTERATALTQRLLAFARRQPLDPKPIDSNQLVLGMSDLFNRTLGDHIAVSTELDQEIWLTHADGYQLENALLNLAVNARDAMPDGGRLVIQTRNCSLDDRDAAEQADIAPGHYVLIAVTDTGTGMDRETVAQVFEPFFTTKDIGHGSGLGLSQVYGFVKQSGGHVKIYSETGLGTTVKIYLPRMVEPRDDTGADNPTVRGPADGQTTILVVEDDEDVRVYSTELLRDLGYRVLEAVNGAAALAVLREHPEVRLLFTDIGLPGGMNGRELADAVRRLRPRLRILFTSGFATNAVAHSGRLDPGIQLLPKPFTYELLAARIAGVLGAPTSPARVLIVEDEVLVRMVAVDILSDIGFRVEEAGNAGEALSKMRAAGERFDAAIIDIGLPDMKGDRLAAELREIRPDLPVLIASGYDMEEIRARLDGDKGIAVVPKPYDGSDLRRELEKLGVMV, from the coding sequence TTGTCACAGACCGGTAAAAGCAGCGCCTTACGGCTGCTGATGCTGGAGGACAGCGCCATCGACGCGGAGCTGTCGTGCCTGCATCTCGCCAGATCGTCGCTGGACGTGACGACGACGGTCGCGCGCGGCAAGCGCGAGTTTCTCGACGCGCTCGCCGAGGGCGGCTTCGACATCATCGTCGCCGATTATTCGCTGCCGGACTTCGATGGCCTGCAAGCCCTCGACGTCGCCCGCGAGGCCGCGCCGGGCACGCCCTTCATCTTCCTGTCCGGCGTGATTGGTGAGGAATTCGCCGCCGAGGCGGTCAAGCGCGGCGCGACCGACTATGTGCTGAAACGGAACATGGCTCGGCTGCCCGCCGCCGTCGAGCGCGCCGTGGCCGAGGCGACCGAACGCCGCGAACGCCGCGCCGCCGAGATGGCGCTGCGGCAGAGCATGGTCGGCATGCGGCTCGCCATCGATGCCGCGCGCCTCGGCGCCTGGGACTATTCGCCGGTCGACGAAAAGCTCCATTGGGACCGCCGCTGCAAGGCGATCTTCGGCGTGCCCGACGACGCGGCGTTCACGCTCGAGACGGTGTACGCACGCTGTCACCCCGAAGATACCGATCGCATCCTGGAGGGCGTCCGCGCGGCACTGGATCCCGCCGGCACGGGCGAGTTGTCAGACGAATACCGTGTGGTGCGCGACAACGGCGAAGAAGTGTGGGTCGCGGTGCGGGGCCAAGCGTTCTTCGAGGGTGGCGCCTGCATCCGGCTGACCGGCATCATGCAGGACATCACCGATCGCAAGCGGTCCGAGCATGCCATGATGGCGCGCAATCAGGCGCTCGAGGCCAAGGTCCTGGAAAGCACCCGCGAACGCGACCGCATGTGGACGCTGAGCCAGGATCTGATGACGGTGTTCCTGCAGGACGGAACGATGGGCCTGGTCAACCCGGCCTGGCACCGCGTCCTCGGCTGGACCGAGTCCGAACTGCTTGGCCGTCACATGCTGGACATGGTGCACGAGGACGACGCGGCGGGAACCGGCGCGGCCATGCAGGGCCTGCTAGAAGGCGCGCCCTGTCCCGGCTTCGACAATCGGGTCCGCACCCGAGATGGCGCCTACCGGTGGATACGCTGGACCGCCAGTCCGGAAGGCGGCATGGTCTATGCCGTCGGCCGGGACATCACCGAGGAACTGGAGAACGCCGAGAAGCTGCGCCAGACCCAGAAAATGGAAATGATCGGCCAGCTGACCGGTGGCGTTGCCCATGACTTCAACAATCTGCTCACCGTCATCGTCGGCAATCTGGACATGGCGGCCAAGGCGGTCGTCACCCTGAACACGCCGCCAGCGACCGAGCGCGTCAGGCGGCTGCTGGAGAATGCCCGGCGCGGCACCGAGCGGGCGACCGCGCTGACCCAGCGACTGCTCGCCTTCGCGCGCCGTCAGCCGCTCGATCCCAAACCGATCGATTCGAACCAGCTCGTGCTCGGCATGTCGGATTTGTTCAACAGGACGCTTGGCGATCACATCGCCGTGTCCACCGAACTGGACCAGGAGATCTGGCTCACACACGCGGATGGCTACCAGCTCGAGAACGCCCTTCTGAACCTGGCGGTCAATGCGCGCGACGCCATGCCGGACGGCGGCAGGCTGGTGATCCAGACGCGCAACTGTTCGCTTGATGACCGCGACGCCGCCGAACAGGCCGACATCGCGCCCGGGCACTATGTCCTGATCGCCGTTACCGATACCGGCACGGGCATGGACCGGGAAACGGTCGCCCAGGTGTTCGAGCCGTTCTTCACCACCAAGGATATCGGCCATGGCAGCGGGCTCGGACTCAGCCAGGTCTATGGCTTCGTGAAGCAGTCCGGCGGACATGTGAAGATCTACAGCGAGACGGGGCTGGGCACGACGGTCAAGATCTACCTGCCGCGCATGGTCGAGCCACGCGACGATACTGGCGCCGACAACCCGACGGTGCGCGGCCCGGCGGATGGTCAGACGACGATCCTGGTGGTCGAGGATGACGAGGACGTGCGCGTCTACTCCACCGAGCTGCTGCGTGACCTGGGCTACCGGGTTCTTGAAGCGGTCAACGGCGCGGCGGCGCTTGCCGTGCTGCGCGAGCATCCCGAGGTGCGCCTGCTGTTCACCGATATCGGACTGCCCGGCGGCATGAACGGGCGCGAGCTGGCGGACGCGGTCCGCCGCCTGCGGCCCCGTCTGCGCATCTTGTTCACCAGCGGGTTCGCCACCAACGCCGTTGCCCATAGCGGGCGGCTGGACCCGGGGATTCAGCTCCTGCCCAAGCCGTTCACCTACGAGCTGCTCGCCGCGCGGATCGCCGGCGTGCTTGGGGCGCCGACATCACCCGCCCGCGTGCTGATCGTCGAGGACGAGGTTCTGGTCCGGATGGTGGCCGTGGACATTCTCAGCGACATCGGCTTCCGGGTGGAAGAGGCCGGCAATGCCGGCGAGGCGCTGTCGAAGATGAGGGCGGCCGGGGAACGCTTCGACGCCGCGATCATCGATATCGGCCTGCCCGACATGAAGGGCGACCGGCTGGCGGCGGAGCTGCGCGAGATCCGCCCCGACCTGCCGGTGCTGATCGCCAGCGGCTATGACATGGAGGAAATCCGCGCCCGCCTGGACGGCGACAAGGGAATCGCCGTGGTGCCCAAGCCCTATGACGGCAGCGACCTGCGCCGCGAACTGGAGAAGCTCGGCGTGATGGTCTGA
- a CDS encoding PAS domain S-box protein, with amino-acid sequence MSRVSKWELAFGGMILAISATLVLAMGHYGQRIEQRRLGDLALTVAAAIDAADVAALARTTRPADYVGTERFDAVRSALGKVRRAISDARFVYIVAPHHGQWRFLADGEAPGSRDYSPPGQVYDGNVQGFDAVLKSGLPYIEPPSADQWGVWVSGEAPIRDPSTGKIVAVLGIDVDARVWMGHVAAYRWTGSGISLLFIAIALIFAVGRRRQNRHVNALERLQDRTRQIMEAAAVGLVTINDRGIIESFNPEAERIFGYARDEVVGRNVGLLMPGPERAAHDAHIARYLRTGESHVLGQPGREMSGVRKNGDIFPLELGVSRMSMEGRSSFIASIQDITARKAAEESMRQVQKMETLGQLTGGVAHDFNNMLMAMQMNLEVVAERVAGDPEATAAMKAAQRAIARGAELTDRLLAFSRKQPLQPKVTNVNDVVRDTMRLLGRTLERSVEVTTDLAEDLWPVEIDPGQLANAMVNLAVNARDAMPGGGLLSIKTGNVSLDQAYAERQKEVQAGDYATIAVTDTGEGMTASVRERAFDPFFTTKPVGKGSGLGLSMVYGFVKQSGGHVTIESSEGAGTTVTLFFPRTALPMATVAREPAVTVPRARGETILLLEDDPDVRASVHRSLLRFGYKVHVASDGPEALRLIETGLEPDLLLADVVLPMGLSGPDVSRAVKARVPRCRTLFMSGYTDNTVIHHGRLDPGVILLTKPFPREPLALKIREALDTGA; translated from the coding sequence AGCGGCGGCTTGGCGACCTCGCCCTGACCGTGGCCGCGGCGATCGACGCGGCGGATGTGGCGGCGCTGGCGCGGACCACCCGTCCGGCCGATTATGTCGGGACCGAACGGTTCGACGCCGTCCGGAGCGCGCTCGGCAAGGTACGCCGCGCCATAAGCGATGCCCGTTTCGTCTACATCGTCGCGCCCCATCATGGACAATGGCGCTTTCTGGCCGATGGCGAGGCGCCGGGGTCGAGGGATTACTCTCCGCCTGGCCAGGTCTATGACGGCAATGTCCAGGGTTTCGACGCGGTCTTGAAAAGCGGCCTGCCCTACATCGAGCCGCCGTCGGCCGATCAATGGGGCGTCTGGGTGAGCGGCGAGGCGCCGATCCGGGACCCGTCGACCGGCAAGATCGTCGCGGTGCTCGGCATCGATGTGGATGCGCGTGTCTGGATGGGGCATGTCGCGGCCTATCGCTGGACCGGAAGCGGCATCTCCCTGCTGTTCATTGCCATCGCGCTGATCTTCGCCGTGGGCCGCCGCCGCCAGAACCGGCATGTGAATGCACTGGAGCGCCTGCAGGACCGGACGCGCCAGATCATGGAAGCGGCGGCGGTGGGGCTGGTCACGATCAACGACCGGGGCATCATCGAATCCTTCAATCCCGAGGCCGAGCGGATTTTCGGGTATGCGCGGGACGAGGTGGTCGGCCGCAATGTCGGCCTGCTCATGCCCGGGCCGGAGCGCGCGGCTCATGACGCCCATATCGCCCGTTATCTTCGGACCGGCGAGAGCCACGTGCTTGGCCAGCCGGGCCGCGAGATGAGCGGCGTGCGCAAGAACGGCGACATATTCCCCCTCGAACTGGGTGTCAGCCGCATGTCCATGGAGGGGCGCAGCAGCTTCATCGCCAGCATTCAGGATATCACCGCCCGCAAGGCGGCGGAGGAGAGCATGCGGCAGGTCCAGAAGATGGAGACGCTGGGGCAACTGACCGGCGGCGTGGCCCATGATTTCAACAACATGCTGATGGCCATGCAGATGAATCTGGAGGTCGTGGCGGAACGGGTGGCCGGTGATCCGGAGGCCACGGCGGCGATGAAGGCGGCCCAGCGCGCCATCGCGCGCGGTGCCGAGCTGACCGACCGGTTGCTGGCGTTCTCACGCAAGCAGCCACTCCAGCCCAAGGTCACCAACGTCAACGACGTGGTTCGCGATACCATGCGCCTTCTCGGCCGGACGCTCGAGCGGAGCGTCGAGGTGACGACCGATCTTGCGGAGGACCTGTGGCCGGTGGAGATCGATCCCGGTCAGCTTGCCAATGCCATGGTCAACCTGGCGGTCAACGCGCGTGACGCCATGCCAGGAGGCGGTCTGCTGAGCATCAAGACCGGCAATGTGAGCCTCGATCAGGCCTATGCGGAACGCCAGAAGGAGGTTCAGGCCGGGGACTACGCGACCATCGCGGTCACGGATACGGGTGAAGGGATGACCGCTTCGGTCAGGGAGCGAGCCTTCGATCCCTTCTTTACCACCAAACCCGTTGGCAAGGGCAGCGGGCTTGGCCTCAGCATGGTCTATGGTTTCGTCAAGCAGTCGGGTGGGCACGTCACCATTGAGAGCAGCGAGGGCGCGGGCACCACGGTGACCCTTTTCTTTCCCCGCACCGCCCTGCCGATGGCAACGGTCGCGCGCGAGCCCGCGGTCACGGTGCCCCGCGCGCGCGGCGAAACCATTCTCCTGCTTGAGGACGATCCCGATGTGCGCGCCAGCGTCCATCGGAGCCTGCTGCGTTTCGGCTACAAGGTCCATGTGGCGTCCGATGGACCCGAGGCGTTGCGCCTGATCGAGACGGGACTGGAGCCTGATCTGCTGCTCGCCGATGTGGTGTTGCCCATGGGATTGAGCGGGCCGGACGTATCGCGGGCGGTCAAGGCCCGGGTCCCCCGATGCCGAACACTCTTCATGTCGGGCTACACCGACAACACGGTCATTCACCACGGCCGGCTGGACCCGGGGGTCATCCTGCTCACGAAACCGTTCCCGCGCGAGCCCCTCGCACTGAAGATTCGCGAGGCGCTCGACACCGGGGCTTGA
- a CDS encoding ATP-binding protein, which produces MNEPLDLESCAREPIHIPGGIQPHGALLALDAESFAIVQASANTTDILHMAAAPSSLADLPPSTPSLHEELRTWLADDEPLFLRSITIGETSFQVSAHLTPQCLLVEFEAVAQSEMERFDRLMPRIRRFLDGIESVTELDQLYREAAAEVRRMTGFNRVLIYRFDEDWNGTVIAEDGDGTLPSYMDLRFPASDIPAQARELYRRNRLRLIPTATYEPVPMVPALPGGDPLDMSMVALRSVSPVHREYMRNMGTEASMSISLLDDGKLWGLISCHHATVHLVSPQVRAACDFLGRIVAQRIATRERMIEASARLDLKQVETELVARLSQAESYQTGLVNNPRSWLQLTGAEGAAVVSGETVLVAGSTPPSANILALARWLAKRGTEQVFATDRLASLWPEGELITDRASGVIAVPISQIRASFVLWFRPEVVRTVTWSGDPRKSVEPGTDRLHPRQSFEIWKEQVCGRSLPWSRNEVQSAADFRNAIVNFVLRRAEERAELADELERSNKELEAFSYSISHDLRAPFRHIVGYSELLSEREPALDDTSRHYLDSIHGAALSAGQLVDDLLNFSRLGRSQLATSGVDMEKLVAEIRRSVQGDLTGRQVEWAVEPLPPAYGDASLLRQALANLIDNALKYSRHETTARIRIRGESGDKETVYSVSDNGVGFDMAYVGKLFGVFQRLHRVDEFEGTGIGLALTKRIIDRHGGWIRAEGTLGEGATFTFAIPKR; this is translated from the coding sequence ATGAACGAGCCGCTTGATCTGGAAAGCTGCGCGCGCGAGCCCATTCACATCCCGGGCGGTATTCAGCCCCACGGGGCATTGCTGGCGCTCGACGCGGAAAGCTTCGCCATAGTGCAGGCCAGCGCCAATACGACCGATATCCTGCACATGGCGGCGGCGCCATCGTCGCTGGCGGACCTGCCCCCGAGCACGCCGTCCCTGCACGAGGAACTGCGGACATGGCTCGCCGATGACGAGCCCCTGTTCCTTCGCTCCATCACCATCGGCGAGACCTCGTTTCAGGTATCCGCCCATCTGACGCCGCAATGCCTTCTCGTCGAGTTCGAGGCCGTCGCCCAATCGGAAATGGAACGGTTCGATCGCCTCATGCCTCGGATCCGCCGGTTTCTCGATGGCATAGAAAGCGTTACCGAACTGGATCAGCTGTATCGCGAGGCCGCCGCCGAAGTCCGGCGGATGACCGGCTTCAACAGGGTGCTGATCTATCGTTTCGACGAGGACTGGAACGGAACGGTCATCGCCGAGGACGGCGACGGCACCCTGCCCTCGTACATGGACCTGAGATTTCCCGCCTCGGACATTCCGGCGCAGGCGCGCGAGCTGTACCGCCGAAACCGCCTGAGACTGATCCCGACCGCGACGTACGAGCCGGTGCCCATGGTGCCGGCATTGCCCGGCGGCGACCCTCTCGACATGAGCATGGTGGCACTGCGCAGCGTGTCGCCCGTGCACCGGGAATACATGCGCAACATGGGCACCGAGGCCTCCATGTCCATATCCCTGCTGGACGACGGCAAGCTGTGGGGCCTGATCTCGTGCCACCACGCCACGGTCCACCTCGTATCGCCGCAGGTCCGCGCGGCGTGCGACTTCCTGGGGCGGATCGTCGCGCAGCGAATCGCGACCCGCGAACGCATGATCGAGGCCTCGGCGCGTCTCGATCTGAAGCAAGTCGAGACCGAGCTCGTCGCGAGACTGTCCCAGGCGGAAAGCTATCAGACGGGTCTGGTGAACAATCCACGCTCCTGGCTGCAACTGACCGGCGCGGAGGGCGCGGCCGTCGTATCGGGCGAGACCGTGCTGGTCGCCGGATCGACGCCGCCATCCGCCAATATCCTTGCCCTGGCGCGCTGGCTGGCGAAACGCGGCACGGAACAGGTTTTCGCGACGGACCGCCTGGCCTCGCTGTGGCCCGAAGGCGAGCTGATCACCGACCGGGCAAGCGGCGTCATCGCAGTGCCCATCTCGCAAATCCGCGCCAGCTTCGTCCTGTGGTTCCGGCCGGAGGTGGTTCGGACAGTGACATGGAGCGGCGATCCCCGGAAATCGGTGGAACCCGGGACGGACCGCCTTCATCCACGCCAGTCTTTCGAAATATGGAAGGAACAGGTCTGCGGCCGGTCATTGCCGTGGTCGCGCAACGAGGTGCAGAGCGCCGCCGATTTCCGCAACGCCATCGTCAATTTCGTCCTGCGGCGCGCCGAGGAACGGGCCGAACTGGCGGACGAGCTGGAGCGCAGCAACAAGGAGCTGGAGGCATTCTCCTATTCCATCTCCCACGATCTGCGCGCGCCGTTCCGCCACATCGTCGGCTATTCCGAGCTGCTCAGCGAGCGCGAGCCCGCGCTCGACGATACGTCGCGGCACTATCTGGACAGCATTCACGGCGCGGCGCTGTCGGCCGGGCAACTGGTGGACGACCTGCTGAACTTCTCGCGCCTTGGCCGATCACAGCTCGCCACTTCCGGCGTGGACATGGAGAAACTGGTGGCGGAAATCCGCCGCAGCGTGCAGGGCGACCTGACCGGGCGGCAGGTCGAGTGGGCGGTGGAGCCGCTGCCGCCCGCCTATGGCGACGCATCGCTGCTGCGCCAGGCGCTGGCCAATCTGATCGACAACGCCCTGAAATACAGCCGCCACGAAACCACCGCGCGCATCCGGATCCGGGGCGAAAGCGGCGACAAGGAGACCGTGTATTCGGTCTCGGACAACGGCGTCGGCTTCGACATGGCCTATGTGGGCAAGCTGTTCGGCGTGTTCCAGAGGCTGCACCGCGTCGATGAGTTCGAGGGCACCGGGATCGGTCTCGCCCTGACCAAGAGAATCATCGACCGGCACGGTGGCTGGATACGCGCGGAGGGAACGCTGGGCGAAGGCGCGACGTTTACCTTTGCGATACCGAAACGCTGA
- a CDS encoding response regulator, which yields MGTLRPILLVEDNPSDRELTLAALARCQLANEIVVARDGEEALNYMYARGQWENRDAGDPAVILLDLKLPKIDGLEVLEKLKADPEQRHVPIVMLTSSREERDVVRSYELGVNSFVVKPVEFNQFFEAIQDLGMFWAILNEPPPLGLRR from the coding sequence ATGGGAACACTCAGGCCCATTCTTCTGGTCGAGGACAATCCGTCCGACCGCGAACTTACCCTGGCCGCGCTTGCCAGATGCCAGCTCGCCAATGAGATCGTCGTGGCGCGCGACGGCGAGGAGGCGCTGAACTACATGTATGCCAGAGGCCAGTGGGAAAACCGCGACGCCGGCGATCCCGCCGTCATCCTGCTTGACCTGAAGCTGCCGAAGATCGACGGATTGGAGGTCCTGGAAAAGCTCAAGGCCGATCCGGAACAGCGCCATGTGCCGATCGTGATGCTCACCTCGTCACGGGAAGAGCGCGACGTGGTGCGCAGTTACGAACTGGGCGTGAATTCCTTTGTCGTCAAACCCGTCGAATTCAATCAGTTCTTCGAGGCGATCCAGGATCTCGGCATGTTCTGGGCCATCCTCAACGAGCCGCCGCCGCTCGGCCTGCGGAGATAA